The proteins below are encoded in one region of Stenotrophomonas bentonitica:
- the rodA gene encoding rod shape-determining protein RodA, with protein sequence MKDFLRWATDMVVRFCSTLDWVLCLALGALMLIGLSVLKSAGGDGLVFAQAARFAVGLAALWMISRVPILRIRSATPLVYAISMIPLLAVFVLGTGKYGRQWLDLKLFYLQPAELLKVSLPMMVAWYLHRMPLPPRFNTVLVSAVIIGVPTGLVMLQPDFGTGVLIAASGAFVLLLAGLPWWWVGVAVGGVAAAAPVAWIWLLRPYQKDRIMMFLDPESDALGAGWNIIQSKIAIGSGGLDGKGWGQGSQSHLNFIPEQTTDFAFSVLSEEFGWIGVATVLALYLVVIGRCLWIASQSRDSYSRLLAGATGLAFFVYVLVNGGMISGLLPVVGVPMPLISYGGTSAVSLLAGFGLVMAARAHNPVHGGYS encoded by the coding sequence ATGAAGGATTTTCTGCGTTGGGCGACCGACATGGTCGTGCGCTTCTGCAGCACCCTGGATTGGGTGCTGTGCCTGGCCCTGGGTGCGCTGATGCTGATCGGCCTGTCGGTGCTCAAGAGTGCTGGCGGCGATGGCCTGGTGTTCGCCCAGGCCGCGCGTTTCGCCGTGGGGCTGGCCGCGCTGTGGATGATTTCGCGGGTGCCGATCCTGCGCATCCGTTCGGCCACCCCGCTGGTCTATGCGATCTCCATGATTCCGCTGCTGGCGGTGTTCGTGCTCGGCACCGGCAAGTACGGCCGCCAGTGGCTGGACCTCAAGCTGTTCTACCTGCAGCCGGCTGAACTGCTCAAGGTCAGCCTGCCGATGATGGTGGCCTGGTACCTGCACCGCATGCCGCTGCCGCCGCGCTTCAACACAGTGCTGGTCAGCGCCGTGATCATCGGCGTGCCGACCGGCCTGGTGATGCTGCAGCCGGACTTCGGAACCGGCGTGCTGATCGCGGCCAGCGGCGCCTTCGTGCTGCTGCTGGCCGGCCTGCCGTGGTGGTGGGTCGGCGTGGCGGTCGGCGGCGTGGCCGCGGCGGCGCCGGTGGCCTGGATCTGGCTGCTGCGCCCGTACCAGAAGGACCGCATCATGATGTTCCTGGACCCGGAAAGCGACGCGCTCGGGGCCGGCTGGAACATCATCCAGTCCAAGATCGCGATCGGCTCCGGCGGCCTGGATGGCAAGGGCTGGGGGCAGGGCTCGCAGTCGCACCTGAACTTCATTCCGGAGCAGACCACCGACTTCGCCTTCTCGGTGCTGAGCGAAGAGTTCGGCTGGATCGGCGTGGCCACCGTGCTGGCGCTGTACCTGGTGGTGATCGGGCGCTGCCTGTGGATCGCCTCGCAGTCGCGCGACTCCTATTCGCGCCTGCTGGCCGGTGCCACCGGCCTGGCGTTCTTCGTCTACGTGCTGGTCAACGGCGGCATGATCTCCGGCCTGCTGCCGGTGGTGGGCGTGCCGATGCCGCTGATCAGCTACGGCGGCACCTCGGCGGTCTCGCTGCTGGCCGGGTTCGGGCTGGTGATGGCCGCGCGCGCCCACAATCCGGTACACGGCGGCTACAGCTGA